From the genome of Sphingobacterium sp. UGAL515B_05:
AACGCAAAAAACTAAGATATTCACCTTAAAAGATAAAAAATATAGCCTTTTGTTTCTTTCAGTAAGATATATTATTTGCTGGCTACGGAAGTTTCGCACTAATATAGATTTCTTATAGGTTTTGAACTGATTAAGATTATTGTTAGAATATATAAATCGCAGTAAGTCACATAAAAAGCCCCATAAATATGGATTTTGGTAGGAACAAAAAAACGAGAATCTTAATAAGAGTAGTTCTCATAAAATTCATTGAAGTTGAAGCACTATATTTGAATAGTATATACACAATATTATAAATGCCATATAGTTAGAAAAGTCCAATCCCAGCTTTCGAAAAAAATAGTGTACTTACTCAAGTTATAAAGCATACAGAATACCAAACTTCGGTTGCAAAGTATCTAGCTGATAATTATAATCTAAAATACTTTACTCTCTTATTACTGCCCGAAATAATTTCTGTTAAAAAAACTCGAATGCCAGAAGATGCCTTCCGTGCCTGAAAACTCTAAGAATAATACAGACGCGACACTAACATCAACGTAAAATTATTTATCTGTAACCTAGTTAATTAATTAAAGTAATGAGGTGGTATTGCAAGAAATATATTTAAACAATTTGAATTGCAAAATATATTTATTAAATTCAAATATGAATTTTGGTGTCAAGGTCTATTTATCATAATTGATATCCTTTAACCTTAATTATCAATCTATACGATTTAAAAAAGTAAGCCGTAACCTGTTTTTCCAGTTTTCACGTTCGTATCACCTGGTATTAGTATAATATCTCTATTGTTTCTTTTGTTTATCTGAAAAGAATATTAATTGAGATGAAAGTGATTTAAATCAGTTAATTATTGACTTTAATTTTCTTAAAATGATTAAATACACTTATTACTCAAACTTTTTGCTGTTAGTGTCCTCACGCCTGCAGTATTGTTTAATAATATCAAGGGGTAAAAAAGTAGAATATTTGACACTTTTCCTTTCAGGATAACAAACCCAGTTTCTTTTCGTCAACGATTATCTGTCAATTTCTTTAGATAAATAAATTCTCTAATCAACTAATTATTTATGAAAAAGACCATCAAACTTAGGTTAATGGGATTAAGGATATTTTTAAGAGCCAATTACATAATTGCAGGCTTTATTTTACTATTTTCCGGCCAGCTTTCAGCACAGCACAATAACCAATTGAATTTCGTAAATATTCCTCCTAATCCGATAGTCGCCAAATTACCGGTATTTGATAAATATGAACCGATTTTGTCTTCGGGAATGGTCAACGTTCCCATAGATATTTTTGACCTCAAGATTGGCGATTATGCTATGCCCATAAAACTTGTGTATAGCACAAAGGGTATTTCTATTGAAGATTCGCCCATACCTTATGGATATGGATGGGCGCTTAATCTCAATCCAAAAGTAACCAGACGCGTCGTTGGAAGGAAAGATGAAGGTTTTCCTTTTAAGGACACTTATAATTCTAGTAATAGTAACTGGGGAAGCCGGATTCCCGGTGGTGGTGGTGATTATGGAGACTTTTATGAACCTCTCAAAGGTATCGTTAGGCCGGAAGAAGGCCTTGCTTACTATCAAATGCAATACAGTGATTTTTACGATAGTCAGCGGGATATTTTCACGCTACAACTGCCAAATAAGAGCATTACATTTATTATTTTAAATATAAATGGAATTTTTGAGGCTAGAGCCTATGGTAATAATATCAAAATACAGATCACCACGACTTCAGGGCAATATTCCGATATTGTTGGATTTAAAGTCATCGATGAAGACGGAACTGAATATATCTTTGGAAACAATACTGGAGATACAACCAATACTTTCCTTGAGAATAATGACAATGTCAATGTTACCTGGCTATTGCGTGAAATCACCTTGATCAACAAACAGAAGATCAAATTTACCTGGGTGGAAAACAACGTCAGCTCCACGAAGCCATCAACTAATGTACCAGTAACATTAAACGATAACAAGAGTGAAGATAATGGAGACGGTACAGCAAGTTCTCCTTTTGTAGGTGATTACGGAGGCATTATAAATATTGCATCCTATGGCAATAATTATATAAAAATGTTGAAAACCATCGAGTTTAGCAATGGAGATGTGACATTCAATTATTTTACTGGTTTGGAAACGATGATCAGCTCCATTGAAATTAAGGATGCAACGAAAACTGTAATAAGCAAGGCTACGTTTACCTATGGCGCAAAGGATGGTACGATGGGGTATCTACTTTTGCAGTCGTTGAAAGTAAACACTGAAACCTATTCCTTTGTATATGATGCGAACCGCTTTGACAAATCGTCTCCAAAAATTGATTACTGGGGGTTTTACAATGGTAAAAATAATGTAAATCAGGTTCCAAAGGTTAACCTAAATACTTATACCAATTACTCCTATGTCAGTGAGAGTATTAGTCCCTATGGCATACCAATCGGTTACGCGGACAAAACCGTGGATACAGCCAAGATGAAAGCTTTTATGCTGCAACGGGTTAATTTGCCCACTGGTGGATATGTCAAATATGATTACGAGCCACATCAATTTAATTACACAGTTAGCTCTCCAGGTTTTTCAGATATCCCGTTGGTACCAAATACAGGTGGCGGACTCCGCGTAAAATCCATTAAATTCTATAATGCTAATGGCTCCCTTCAGTTCGATAAATCCTACAAATATGGAAAGAATGAAAGTGGACTAGCCAATATCAAACTCGTTCCAACCTTGGCCGATTTCATCGATGAACATTATATATTTAGTTATTATAGTAGTTATAATGGAAATATGCCTTTTATTAAGACTATAGCCAACAGAACCGTTGCTATAAAATCCCTTTCGGATCATAATGCCTATGATTTTGGCAATTCCGGATTTTGGTACGATCAGGTGACAGAGTACAGTGCAGGAGGCAAGAAAACAAGTTACTTTGAATTTAAGGATGATGATATCGGCAAGCTGGAAGCAACCAAACTCTTCAATAAAAGATTTACGACATCTGTTCATACTTTATTTCAAAATGGCCCCAAAATTAAGCGGGAAGAAATCTTTAAAGGAAATGGAGCTTCTTTTGACACTGTAAGTATCAAGGATTATCTCAACGAGGGCTATTACTATCAAGGTGACCTCCCAATAAAAAATATGCTTATTGATAGGAAAATTACTGCGATTTTTATATCTGGGACATCTGGGGGAAGAGATCCAATACATCCTTCGAATTCATCACTCTTCCCCATCGCATATGGTGGCAACTTTGGTTTTAATGTAGGTACTTATTACATCTATCCGTACATTAACAGATTGATCAAGGAAACGACTACTGATTTTACAGTTAACGGTAAAGTTATCAGCACTCAGTCTTACGAATATTCGTTAACTAAACCTAATACTGTCATAAAGACTACGAAAATTGCAAGCAAACTGAACGAGACTATTTTGACGACTTTTAAGTTTCCGTGGGATTTCTCAACCACAATAGCTCAGGCGATGGTCAGCCAGAATGTAATTTCATCGCCGTTGGAGACAGAAACAACGAAAAATACGTCAAAAGTGTTAGAGAGAAATACTTTTTCCAACACACTTTCTGTAACTAATGGTCTGCTCTTATTAAATAAAAAAGAACGTCTTATTAACAGTATACTTTCCGAACAAGTACAGGTCACAAAATTCGATTCTTATGGAAACCCGATGGAGGTAGTCGGACTTTCAGGTAAAAAAGACACATATCTCTGGGGATATAGCGGAAATTATCTCATAGCCAAGTTTGAGAATACCACTAATTCAGAACTTCAGACAGCTCTGGGAGTGAACTACCAATCTATTGTTGATAATCTCAACAAAGCAGCGGTGATGGACAATTATATCACAACTGTAGTCAGTGGTCTCCGTACTTCCCTGCCTTATAAACTCATTACTAGTTATACTTATCGTCTTTTGTATGGAGTGTCGAGTAAAACCGATCCTAGTGGTAAAACCGAATTTTATGAATACGATAATTATGGAAGACTGAGTACGATCAAGGATTATAATGGTTATATCATAAAAGCATTCTGTTATAATTATGCAGGTGAAAATGTAAATTGTCATCCAATATTAACGGTATATAAGAATGCTACATTAAGCAAATCGTTTACACGCGACTGCGGTGTTGGATACCAGGGAAGTACAGTCTCGTATAATGTGCCTGCAGGAAAATATTCATCAACAATATCGCAGCAGTATGCTGATCAAATGGCGCAAGATGATATAGATACAAACGGACAGAATTATGCTAATGCTAATGGTATTTGCAATGCGTTAGCAGTTAATTTCTATGCCTATAATTTTACAGTATATCCAGTAACTATAACTTTCAGTCCAACATTTTCTGGTGGAACTTATACACAGATTAGTGTTCCTGCCAACTCGAGCTACCAGGTACAGATCAAGGCGGGAAACTATTATCTCGACATGAACACGGCATACAATTTTAATGCGGCCTATATGATGAGCTGTGGATTCTATGCTTTTGGACCCTCCGCTTCCTTTCAAAATGTGAATATCTCAGATTCGGGCTGTTCCTCACTTGATGTTGATAATTATACACCTTAAAAGCCTGTACAATGAAAAAGATATATTTAAAAAAGTTGTTATCATGGGCAATAAACACCGGTAACAAACTTAAAGAGCGAAAGTGTTTTTCTGATCAGGTTATTGGAATAAAAGTAATTAGATACAAGGTGTTGATGCTTTTACTCTTATTGTTTTCATCGTTCCTTGCTCAGTTAGTTTATTCGCAGACACCTACTGGTACGGTCGCATATACCATGGAAATTGTACCAAGACAACCCTACAAAACTCTTGCTGCGATGGCTGGTAAACCTGTCGATTCAGTAAACCGTACAATCAGGTACTTAGATGGTCTTGGAAGGCCCTCTCAAATACTGGATTGGCGCGGAAGCCCTTCTGCGAAAGATTTTGTAACCCATATTGAGTACGATACAAAAGGAAGAGAGACTACGAAGTATCTACCCTATGCAGAGAAAACAGCTAACGACGGAAGTTTTAAAACCGCTGCAAAGGCGACTCAGCTTGCTTTTTATTTGCCAGGAGGAAGCGACACTACATTCAAGCAGACAAACAATCCATTTTCTTTGACTGTATTCGAAAATAGTATATCAAACCGGATTCAGGAACAGGGATTTCCGGGGGACGTTTGGCAGCCAGCTGCCAGCAGATCAACTAATGGACGTACAATTGTTACAGAATACGGGACAAATGTAGCCAATGAAGTGAGGGCTTGGACAATAAACGCATCTGGAGCTTCTAGCACAACTTTTTATCCAGCAGGTAAGCTTTTTAAGACTGTAACAAAAGACGAAAATTGGATAACAGATAGTGTTAAGGGCAGAACTGTGGAAGAATTTAAGGATTTTGAGGATCGAATTGTCCTCAAAAGAACCTGGGAAACTAAAACAAAGTCACAGAGTACCTATTATGTCTATAATGACTTTGGAGATCTTAAATATGTTCTTCCGCCCAATTTTACAGGGACGACTTTTCAGGATAATGTCGGTGATTTTAACGAACTCATTTACGCTTATCGTTATGATAATAGAAGGCGTCTTGCTGAGAAGAAGATTCCTGGAAGTGGATGGCAATATATGGTATACAATGAGGATAATTTAATGGTATTGATACAGGATGCAAATCAGCGAATTTTGAATCAATGGACCTTTATTAAATATGACTCTTTTGGACGTATCGCGATAACAGGCAAATTTATACAGAATTATGCGAGCCAGAAGGCTGCGCAGGATTCTGTCAATAAAGTACCTAAGTATTACGAGGAAAGGCTCGGTACAGGAGAATATACTAATAACGCTTTTCCAACTATTTCTGGGGTTACAAATGCTTATTTAACGAATTTTTATGATGATTATCTATTTACAGGAAATAATAATAGCGCTTTACAAGCTGTTGGAATCACTAAAAGCTTAAAGACGAAAGGTCTTGTAACAGCGGTTCGGAAAACAAGGGATGATGGAACTGCGCCGATGTTAGCAATATATTACTACGATGATTATGGTCGTATAATACAAAAGGCGACACAGAGTCATATAGGGGGTACAGATCTCGAAACGATTACTTACAATTTCATAGGGAATATCTTAATTAATAAAAGAGAGCACCGCACTACACCGACTGGAACGCCAACGACTATCCTGACAACAAATATTTATGACCATAGAGGTCGGCCTCTTATCGTGAAGAAAAAGATTGGTACGCAGGCAGAAATTATTCAAAGTAAATCAATATACAATGAACTTGGGCAATTATTGAGCAAAGGATTTCACAGTGAAGACAATGGAACAACATTTCTATCTACTACTAAATATAAATACACCGAGCGGGGATGGTTAAAAGGAATGTATTCCAATGAATTCAGTGAAACTCTTTTTTATGTAGATGGTGGCACAGTACAATATAATGGTAATATAGCTCAGCAACGTTACAAAAATGGTACACCTGCAGCTGGCATCATGGATTATCAATATGATGGATTGAACCGCTTGAAAAGTGGTTCAGGTACCGGAGCTATGTTAATAACTGAAAATTTAAAATATGATGACGTTGGGAATCTAACTAGTCTAAAAAGAGAGTCGGGAAGTGAAATAATTTATAAATATTTAAGTTCTGGAAAGAGTAATAAAATAGACAGCTTAAAAGGAGGCATTATCGCTAAATATAGCTATGATGCCAATGGCAATACATTGAAGGACAGAACTGGTCTCGATTTCACTTATAATTATCTAAATTTGACAAAAACAGCAAGTAAAACCGGAACCAATGTAACCTATCTATATGATGCCACAGGGATTAAACTTCGTAAAAATACTACTGTAAACTCGATTTCTTCCGAACGAAATTATGTTGACGGCATCGAATACAATATGAATGGAACTGGTTTAGGCTCGATTGAACGAATTTCGACGGAAGAAGGCTTTCTCTTAAATAGTTCAGGAACATTTAGCTATCATTATTACTTAAAAGATCATCTCGGCAATGTCAGAGTTGTGCTAAAAAAAGATGTCAGTCCAACTATTCCGGTAATTGTTCAAAGACAGAATTATTATCCTTTCGGTAAGACAAAATCAATTTTGGTTGGGACGAATAATAATTATCTTTACAATGGCAAGGAAATGCAGCAAGATGTTGGGAGCCAATTGGATTATGGAGCCCGTTTCTATGACGCGGAGATAGGTAGATGGAATGTAATTGACCCTTTGGCGGAGAAATATAGGAGATGGTCACCATATAATTATGCGATAGACAATCCAATAGTATATGTTGACCCAGACGGAAAAGATATTATTAATATTGCTGGAGGAGTTCAATTTACCCTAAATGACGCTCAAATAGCTCTTACTGCAATGCAACAGCAATCTAGTTCCAACGGCTCTTTAGATTTGAACAAAATTCATTTCGTTTACGAAAAACTAACTCCAAATATTTACAATCATACCTTAAGTTCTTTTAGAAAGGGAAAGCCAACTGTTTTGCATTATGACTCTGATAAATCACGACGAAATGACAGAAGAAAAGCGGCACTCAAAGGAAAAGATTATATGAGAGAGCCAGGCAAATCTTTAGATGAATATCCTTACGCTTCTACTTTCGAGGGCGGAGAAGGTGCTGAGGTTGCAGCTGTCCCTATCAGAGAGCAAAGTATACAAGGAGGGCAGCTTGGAGGATTTGGAGGTTTATATTCTAAATTGAAGCAAGGAGACGCCTTTACGGTAATTCCCATACCGAAAGATAGGGAACCTGAAGATGTAACAGTGCCCGCAACTCAACCTGTTTCTACCGCGCTTAAAGTTGGAACTGGCGTGGCAGCAGGTATAATATTATGGGAAGTGGTAAAATGGGGCGGGGCAATATTATTAGTACCGGAAACAGGAGGAGCATCTATTCCTGCTGCGATGGCATTACCATAATTTATATGATAAATATTCAGATGAAAGGTTTAATTTGGTTTGCAATCCTAAGTATGGTTGCTAATATTAGTTCTAGTAATATTAATACAAGCGCAATGAGAATTTATAGCTTTAAATTTAATACAGATTATCATCAGTTTTACATTGAAGATGGCAACGATGAGAATAAAGGAAGTGCTTCATCAGAGGAGTTTTGGGATGAAAAAGCTTTTAATGAGAGACTTGCAATAACAAATAAAGTTATCGGTGTAGGTGTAGAAAGTTTTGGCAACGATATCAAAGGTGATATAACACTATTAGAAGGACCTAGTAACAATATAGATTACGACAAATATGATCATATAGTAGAGGGAGGAATTGATATTCAATCCGGTGAGCTCCAGTTATTAGACTGTCCATATCACAAAATACAACTATCCATAAAGGTAATTCCGGGAAAATATAGAGTCCGAGTTTACTCTTCTAATTTGGGGAGTGTAAAGGATCCAGATATTGCTAATGAGACAGATAATGATTATTACCATATCGAAATTTGGAAAAATGAAGAAATGGAACGAAAAGTTTTAAAACAATACACGAGGAGAGATTTCGGCGATATTGACCGCCTGAGTTCGGAATAAGGTGACCAGTAGTCAACGTTTGTAAACCCATTCTGTACTACCAATAATAGGACGATACAATTACGACAAAGTTGTAAACCTATAATCGAACGATACAATAGAGCAAGCAGAAGGCGTGTGGTCGACCGGTTCCATGTTCAAAAGTTAGCTTACGATGCAGTGCAGGAACTTCGTATTAAGTATCGTTGGGAAGTATTGGATGCGGAAAGCAAGAAGATAATGGAATCGCGAAAGAGAGGAATCCCATATGAACCCGAGTTGTTGCCTAATGGAGACACGCTCAAACAGCTACTGGCTAGATCCAGACACCTCTTGTTCAAGCACCCAAGCCGATGGTCCGAAAACCAGAAACACCGAGCTGAATTGTTGTTCATGCGGTTTCCCAGGCTAAAGCTCGCTTATGACCTTGGAATTGCCCTGGGTGACATATTCAATAAATGCCAGGACAAAAAGATAGCATTTACCAAACTAGGACTGTGGCATAATCAGGTTGAAAATGCGGGCATCGCTTCATTTGAGAGCGTAGCAAGATCCATTCCAGCGCATCATCAATACATTCTACACTACTTCGACAATAGAAGCACCAATGCTTCAGCAGAATCTTTCAATGCAAAGCTCAAAGCGTTCAGGGGTGTCTTTCGCGGTGTAAGGGACACCACATTCTTCCTATATAGAGTAATGAAATTGTATGCTTAAAAACTTCTCCTCCCCCAAACTTTCGGTATGATCCACTTTTTTCTTTGGATTTATTATAGGTTTTGTAGATACTGAAAAACAAAAAAGCCTGCAAATGTTTAATTTGCAGGCTTTTGTACGTTTTGACTTTTAGATCTGTAGCCCGTAGGGGAATCGAACCCCTGTTTCAAGAATGAAAATCTTGCGTCCTAACCCCTAGACGAACGGGCCGTTTTCTGTTTCGGTGTGCAAATATAGAAATATTTATAAATGTGTCAAAATTTTTATCTTTTTTTTATTCATATTTTTTAAAATAGATCATAAAACCCTCTAGAATAGCTATATTTAGAGTCATTGAAAAAGTAACCAACATGACTAATTTTAAAAAAATCAAAAACCCGCTACTCTATGCCGGACTGGGCTTGGCTTTATTAAGCCAGGAAGCCTATGCTCAAAAGTCGAGTGCAATCGCGGATCAACTGCAACTTACCTGGAAGGTTAAAGACGGACAGAATATCCGTAAAAATCCGGTATCCACCCTAATTTTAAAAAACAAGGGGAAAAGTGCTGTTCAACTCAACGACTGGAGCCTCTGGTTTAATTTTATCCGATCTATTGATCCCGATAAGGTCGACAAACGTTTTGCGATAGACCACCGAAACGGAGATCTCTTTCAGGTTAGCTTTAAGAAAAATAACTTTTTATTAAATGCGCAAGATACAGTCCACATCGATTTTATCACGACTGGACTGGTCAATTATACGGATGGGCCAATTGGTCTATACCTAAAAAATAATAAGACTGGGCTTGCAACAAATATTTCGGATTATTCTGCGGTTAAAATTGCTCCCCAGTCGGACGCTGAAAAAATCGATTACTTTGCTTATAAATACGATCAAAACAAGCTGGTAGAGGGTGCAGTAGCACAGCATATCATCCCTTTACCAAGCAATATCAGCATCAATAATAACGAGAAATTCAACCTATCGACAGGTACAAAACTGTTTGTTGACCATGAATTTGCTAGCGAAGGAGGCTTTCTGACAGATTTCCTGACCAGCTATTCAGGCGTTAAGCTAGCAGCTTCATCCAGTCCACAAGGCGGCATTGAAATTGTCAAAACAAACAACTTAAAGCCCGAATCCTATCACTTGACGATTGGTGCTAAAGGTATACAAATAGAGGCTTCTGATAAAGCGGGTGCATTTTATGCCATACAGTCGTTAAAATCGTTGATCAATCACAGCCAATGGAATAAAGCCACAAAATCGATCACATTACCATTCGGTAACATTGAAGATAGCCCGCGCTATGGTTACCGTGGATTTATGCTGGATGCTGCCCGTAATTTCCATAGCAAAGCCGAGGTTTTAAGAATATTGGATCTCATGGCTTCCTACAAATTGAACAAGTTCCATTTCCACTTCATTGACGACGAAGGTTGGCGACTGGAAATCCCATCTTTACCCGAATTAACGGCTATCGGAGCCAACCGTTCCGCTAATTTTGAAGATGGAAAGGCAATACAGTCTGCTTATGGATCTGGCGCTACCGCTAAGCCGCATCAATTCTACAGTGTTGCTGACTATATCGAAATTTTAAAATATGCTCAGGCAAGACATATAGACGTCATACCAGAGGTAGAAACTCCTGGTCATGCCCGCGCAGCGATCAAAGCAATGCGCGCGCGTTTTGCACATTACTCAAAACTTGGCGATAAACAGAAGGCGGAGGAATTCCTGCTGGACGATGCAGAGGACAAATCCGTTTACAATTCTGCACAAAACTGGAATGACAATGTCATGAACCCTGCCCTACCTTCAACCTATCACTTCCTGAGCAAGGTGATCGATGAAATCAAAGCGATGCATGATCAAGCTGGAGTTCCGTTGAAAATTATCGATTTGGGAGGCGACGAGACGCCAAGTGGTGTTTGGGAAAAATCGCCAAAGGTATTAGCCTTTATGAAGGAAAATAATATCGCTAATGTACTCGATGTATGGCCACTGTATATTACCAAAATTAATACCCTTGTTCAAGAAAAAGGGTTGACGATGTCTGGATGGGAAGAAATGGGTATGCGCAATAAAGGAAAAGGCATGGTTGTCAATGCCGATCTAGGAAAATCCGGCATCCATTTGAATGTATGGAACAATCTCCCGGGCCAAGGACAGGAAGACCTCGCTTATCGATTGGCAAATGCAGGATATAAAGTTGTTTACACGAGCGCTGCAAACAACTACCTGGATATGTCTTGGGACCGTGATTTTGCTGATCCAGGACACAGTTGGGTCGGTACGGTTAATCTGAATAGAACATATTCATTTTCTCCTGAAAATTTCTTCATCAATCTGCGCAAGGATGACACCGGAAAAGATCTTAGACCAGAGGCATACACCAATAAAGAACAGCTTACAGCGGAAGGGAAGAAAAACCTCCTCGGTATCAAAGGTGCCTTATGGGCAGAAAAGGTATCTACTGACCAACGTCTTGAAGAAATGATATTTCCACGTTTAATAGCGATTGCTGATCGCGCGTGGGCACCCGAACAACCCTGGGAAAAAGGGAATTCTTTTGACGAGGCTACTTATCGTAAATCGTATACCTCCTTTATCAAAAAATTAGGTGAGGATGAATTGAGAAAACTGGATAGGATAAATGGAGGCTATACCTATCGACTTCCTAAAATTGGAATCAAGAAAGAGGGTAGCCAACTCCTTATCAATACCGATTATCCCGGTTTCAAAGTCTATTACAGCGACAACGGCACTACGCCAACATTGAAATCCAAAATAGTGAACGGTCCGATACCATTCCAGACTGGAAAGAAATACTTATTTAAAGTATTTGATGCAAAAGGACGATCAGGTGATGTAATCAGCTATTAATTCATTGGGACGCAAAATGATAAACGCTATTATCGTTGACAATAAAAAAAAGCTGCCTAAAATAACATCAGTCACTTCAAAAATCGACTGTTTGAACCGGCACTTAAGCTGATAAAGGCAAAATAGAATAAAAAAAGGGCTGTCCAAAGAAGTTGGACAGCCCTTCTGTTTTATATAGATATTGTATTCTTAAAACTTATAACTCAATGCAACAGCAGCATTTCTTGGATCGATCTGATTAATAAAACCACCTCGGAAGTATGAATTCAATCCAATCTCATTGGTGATATTATTCACAAAGACTTTCGCATCAAATTTGCGCCATTTGTATCCCACCTGTGCATTTAATGTGGTATAAGCTGGCATATTGAAAGGTTCTGTACCATAATATTCGCCATGTCCATTTGGCGTTAAGCTATATTCATTGACAGGTCGGTCTCCAACATAATAAACGCCCGCACTTAAACTCAGGTTCCGAAGAGCTCCTTGATCAAATACATATTGTATCCATGCATTTGCCGTATGTTTTGGCGCATTCATCGGTGCCGATCCATCCATATAAGATGGTGAATTTTTATATCGTGCATCTAAATAAGCATAGCCCAACATCACAGTCAAATTTTCCAATACGCGACCGTTCAACTCAGCCTCAATACCATCGCGTACCAAATCCCCAGCCTTAAAGTATAATCCTGTAGGATCATTGGTTCCGGCCTTATACTCCGCATTGGTCAAGTTAGAGGTATAAATATGGAAATAGGTTAAATTGAAACGTAACCGATTATTCAGCCAATCGGATTTAATTCCCCCCTCAAATTGTTCGGTTTTAGAAGCACCTGCTGCTGTACCATCGGTTAATGGATTCGCAGCATTCCTTAAATTCGTTGAGTTTGTATAAGACCCAAATACATTAAAATTCTCAAATGGCGTAACTATCACCCCCGCCATTGGATTCCATGCAGACTCCCTTTTATTACCGTTTGATGTGAAATCTTTTGTTGTAATTTCGGAATAACGTAAACCTAATACAGCCTTAATGTATTTATTAAATTCAATAACATCCTGCCCCATAAATCCGATAGAAGAATAATAACTTCGTACGGGAGTTCCTGCCGTATAAGCAATTTGCTTTCCTTTTCGCTGGTTACCCAATGAATCGACATAGACAACCTCGGATAGGTCATTTACCCAATCGCCGTGAATATCAATAATATCAATTACAGAACTATTTTGATCGGCTTTTTTCAAAAGAACATTTTTCTCCAGCGGACTTAATTTTCCTGTGAAAGAAGTTGTTGTCGCATCAGCAATACGATAGTCCACCCCGGCTTGAACCAAATGTTTTACTTTGCCCGTATAAAGATCTTTTCCGATCAAGTCAAATTGAAAAGTTTTATTCTTGTCATCGCGCAGGTTTTTGCTCATTGAGCGCGAGAATGTATTATATTGTTTTGCATCGTCTTTAATCAATGAGGAAGAAGATGATTGGTTATCAACCTGGTAAGATGATGTTGCAATAGAAGCTCTGATGCTCCAGCGATCGGTCAATTCATGATTGAT
Proteins encoded in this window:
- a CDS encoding transposase, whose amino-acid sequence is MVDRFHVQKLAYDAVQELRIKYRWEVLDAESKKIMESRKRGIPYEPELLPNGDTLKQLLARSRHLLFKHPSRWSENQKHRAELLFMRFPRLKLAYDLGIALGDIFNKCQDKKIAFTKLGLWHNQVENAGIASFESVARSIPAHHQYILHYFDNRSTNASAESFNAKLKAFRGVFRGVRDTTFFLYRVMKLYA
- a CDS encoding family 20 glycosylhydrolase; the encoded protein is MTNFKKIKNPLLYAGLGLALLSQEAYAQKSSAIADQLQLTWKVKDGQNIRKNPVSTLILKNKGKSAVQLNDWSLWFNFIRSIDPDKVDKRFAIDHRNGDLFQVSFKKNNFLLNAQDTVHIDFITTGLVNYTDGPIGLYLKNNKTGLATNISDYSAVKIAPQSDAEKIDYFAYKYDQNKLVEGAVAQHIIPLPSNISINNNEKFNLSTGTKLFVDHEFASEGGFLTDFLTSYSGVKLAASSSPQGGIEIVKTNNLKPESYHLTIGAKGIQIEASDKAGAFYAIQSLKSLINHSQWNKATKSITLPFGNIEDSPRYGYRGFMLDAARNFHSKAEVLRILDLMASYKLNKFHFHFIDDEGWRLEIPSLPELTAIGANRSANFEDGKAIQSAYGSGATAKPHQFYSVADYIEILKYAQARHIDVIPEVETPGHARAAIKAMRARFAHYSKLGDKQKAEEFLLDDAEDKSVYNSAQNWNDNVMNPALPSTYHFLSKVIDEIKAMHDQAGVPLKIIDLGGDETPSGVWEKSPKVLAFMKENNIANVLDVWPLYITKINTLVQEKGLTMSGWEEMGMRNKGKGMVVNADLGKSGIHLNVWNNLPGQGQEDLAYRLANAGYKVVYTSAANNYLDMSWDRDFADPGHSWVGTVNLNRTYSFSPENFFINLRKDDTGKDLRPEAYTNKEQLTAEGKKNLLGIKGALWAEKVSTDQRLEEMIFPRLIAIADRAWAPEQPWEKGNSFDEATYRKSYTSFIKKLGEDELRKLDRINGGYTYRLPKIGIKKEGSQLLINTDYPGFKVYYSDNGTTPTLKSKIVNGPIPFQTGKKYLFKVFDAKGRSGDVISY
- a CDS encoding TonB-dependent receptor, with amino-acid sequence MDKHLLALASTFLIGGAVYGQTSGIVKGKVVDIQNNPLSSVTVSIGDKKVRTDHRGHFRLHGIDQNTVIKFTYMGYQTTVIDYVFSTKSPEVIIDPITLVSNEQAIDEVEVFGERNKKPKGLEMITRMPLKPSDQIQSISVISNKVIQDQGILTLTDAVRNIPGVTLFGSYGGVKESLSTRGFRGVPVLKNGVRMDSQFQTASGVVDMQGVESIQMIKGSAAVTQGVITDIGNAGGVINVVTKTPNFTNSGEVGVRAGSWGQFRPTFDFQTVLDKKETVAFRMDGAYERSDSYRKSVSSNRVYLNPSLAWKPTDKTTITLEGDYFNDNRTPVNSAVNLNPSQGVNALYVIPNNKFLGFNSDNNNTEMKSFMAQINHELTDRWSIRASIATSSYQVDNQSSSSSLIKDDAKQYNTFSRSMSKNLRDDKNKTFQFDLIGKDLYTGKVKHLVQAGVDYRIADATTTSFTGKLSPLEKNVLLKKADQNSSVIDIIDIHGDWVNDLSEVVYVDSLGNQRKGKQIAYTAGTPVRSYYSSIGFMGQDVIEFNKYIKAVLGLRYSEITTKDFTSNGNKRESAWNPMAGVIVTPFENFNVFGSYTNSTNLRNAANPLTDGTAAGASKTEQFEGGIKSDWLNNRLRFNLTYFHIYTSNLTNAEYKAGTNDPTGLYFKAGDLVRDGIEAELNGRVLENLTVMLGYAYLDARYKNSPSYMDGSAPMNAPKHTANAWIQYVFDQGALRNLSLSAGVYYVGDRPVNEYSLTPNGHGEYYGTEPFNMPAYTTLNAQVGYKWRKFDAKVFVNNITNEIGLNSYFRGGFINQIDPRNAAVALSYKF